Proteins found in one Streptomyces sp. NBC_00461 genomic segment:
- a CDS encoding cellulase family glycosylhydrolase: MTWSNHQSDTAPYTIHAAFPERVKEVTDWTIAEGLYVEMPLHHDSWQWISAMPQDHDGVRARFDSTWKQITATFRNTSQKLLFESVNEPQFKDATELASSVPIRWRHPLPGQNRPRLTCTGRIRQAHECARRPDSSPVAWAEPAPCRSRRRLPVVRHAACVGGTLRHRRM, from the coding sequence GTGACCTGGAGCAACCACCAGTCCGACACGGCGCCGTACACCATCCACGCCGCCTTCCCGGAGCGCGTCAAGGAGGTGACGGACTGGACGATCGCCGAGGGCCTGTACGTCGAGATGCCCCTTCACCACGACTCCTGGCAGTGGATCTCGGCGATGCCGCAGGACCACGACGGTGTCCGCGCCCGCTTCGACTCCACCTGGAAGCAGATCACCGCCACCTTCCGTAACACCTCGCAGAAGCTGCTCTTCGAGAGCGTCAACGAGCCGCAGTTCAAGGACGCAACGGAACTGGCCAGTTCGGTTCCGATTCGTTGGCGCCACCCGTTACCTGGGCAGAACCGCCCACGCCTCACATGTACAGGGCGGATCCGGCAGGCTCATGAGTGTGCCCGCCGACCGGATTCGTCCCCTGTCGCCTGGGCGGAGCCTGCGCCGTGCCGTTCTCGCCGCAGGCTGCCGGTGGTGCGG